The genomic DNA CACCGACGGCATCCGGGTCGGCCTGGAGACCACCAAGCTGCCGGCCGCGCGGTACCCGGGGCTCAGGGAGGCGTTCGACTACCGCGACTCGCTCTACGCCGAGATCCGCAGCCGCGGGATTCACTTCGCGCGGACCGTCGACACGATCGATACCGCGCTGCCGGACTCGCGGGAGTCGGCGCTTCTCACCGTGGACAGCCGCACTCCGATGTTTCTGCTCAATCGAGTGTCCTACGACCAGAACGGGATTCCGATCGAACAGCGGCGCTCCCTGTACCGGGGCGACCGGATGACATTCACCGCGGTGATGACTGCTTCGTAGAAGCCCGTACGGCAAAGGCTTTGGTTCTTCTGTCGAGCCGGGTGACATTTCAGGTCCACCGTTTGGAGCGTCGAGAACTTGTGCGCAGGTTTCGTAGCCGCGAAGACGGGCGAGCGGTCGTCGTCGGGATCAGGCACCGCCGGACCGGGACGCCCATATGTGCCGCTCGAGGTAGCCGCCGTGCCGCCACATCTGTCCCGGCAAAGTAGTTAGCTGAAGTGGCGGTGCCTTCTCGTTCCGACGCGGCCCAGGACTGTTTCGAGGCGTAAGTCACGACGGGTCGTAATATTCAAAATATTGACGTTCGGCAAATGTTGAAACGGTGGCAAACGGCGATGGCTGAGCGGCAAATATACCTCTGACGAGGTGTTTGAGCGCGAACCCCCTGGCGGCCGTTGTCATGATTGGGCTATTCGGTGAAATGGAATGTGTAAGTGGGCATTTTCCACACTGAAACGTGTTTCAGAAAAGTGCTCGCATCAGCGTGAAGGCCGGGCTACATTTCGCCGCGTCGGCGTGAGCGCCGGCGTCCGGTTCAGAAACTTCACCACTGTCCAATGTCACCTGTGCCTCGAAGGGAAGCCCAAGTGGAAGTATCCGTTCGTTCATGTCTCACCGCCACCACCGCGTTTGTTGGTGCCGGTGCGATGGCTTTGAGTCCGCTCAGTCCTGTTGCTCCGAATGTGGGTGACTTGCGGGTTCCTGCGCTGACTTCTGATGTGGGGTTGATGGCGGCGCCGTTCCCGTTGCAGACGTTGTTGAACACCGCCATGACCACCGCGAACAATGTGACCGCGGTGGGGCAGGCAGTGTGGACGTTGCCGGCGCCTCTGCTGCGGCAGGCGGCGGCCAATCTGATCGAATACGCCTCGATTGAGATCGGCGCGTTTCAGAGCGCCTCCGCTGGTGCGGTGGGGTACTTCGGGACTACGTTCCCGGTACAAATGCAGGCCGCGATCGATGCGTTGGACTCCGGTGATCTCCAGGGGTTCATGGGCGGTGTGAACAGCGCGATCTTCAACACGTTTTTTCAGGTGCTGATGCCGATGCAGTCAGCGCTGGCGATCCCGCAGCACATCGCGGCCAGCCTCGCGGCCGCGTCCATTTACCTCACGGGCGCATTCATTACAGCTGCGGGGGCCGTGGTGGTGCAGGGGACGCTTCCCGCGATTACGGGTGCGATCGGTGCCGACCTTCAGGCCAGCTACGACGCGGCCACCAGCGGTAATTGGGTGGGCACCATCGCTGCCCTGGCTGACCTGCCGGTCGCGGTGAGCAACGCGGTCCTCAACGGGGTGGGTGGAGTCGGGGGCCTGACCGGGCCCGCCGCTTCGATCATCACCGGCGGTGGTTTCTTGGGTCTGCTTATGCAGACCCTGCCACAACAACTGGCCAAGGCGATTGCGGACCCGGACGGACAGAACATCATGGCCGGGGGCACTGTCGAGGCGGCGTGGCAGGACTTTGCCACCCAGATGACCACCGGGTGGCCCACGCCCGGCGAGTTGGCGACCATCCCGGCGGGTATTGCGGCAGGGCTGCAGGGTCTGCCGGAAGCGGCCCTGAATGCGACCGGAAAAGCGTTGGGGGGGTTGATCGGTGGCGGCGGCAGCCCTGCGATCGCCCCGGGAGCGCAAACCGAGGCGTTGAGTGTTCTTGGTGCCGGCGGCGCACCTTCGGTTGCGGCAGTCGGTGGCGGTGTGGCCGCCACGCCGGCTGGGGTGAATCTTGGTGGCTTCGACGCCGGCGGCGGCGGACTGATCGGGATGTTCGTCGGTAACGGAACGGCTGAGCATCCCAACGCCGGGATCCTGATCGGGAAGGGCTACAGCTACGGCACGGTGGACGGGGACTGCGCATCCAGCTGTAACGGTGGTAGCGGCGGGATGCTGTTCGGCCAGGGCGGCAACGGCTTCGGCGGTGGGACCGGCGGCAGCGTCGGTCTGATCGGTAACGGTGGCGCCGGCGGTGCGGGCACGGTCGACAATCTCAATGGGGGTAACGGCGGTCAGGGCGGCATCTTCGGCAACGGCGGCGCCGGAGGTGCCGGGTTCGGCACCGGCAACGGCGGTAACGGTGGGAACGCCGGCGTGTTCATGAACGGCGGCACCGGCGGGGCAGCTGGTGCGGACGGTGGGACCGGCGGCACCGGCGGTCTGGGTGGGCTGCTCACCGGCAACGGAGGCACCGGTGGGACCGGTGGCGGCGCTGGTGGTGATGCGCGCGCCATCGGCAACGGTGGCACCGGCGGTGCCGGCAACGCCAACAACCCCAACGGTGGTGACGGAGGTACCGGTGGCGCAGTTTTCGGCAGCGGCGGCGACGGCGGTGCCGGCACGAACGGCAGCGCGGCCACCGGCGGGGAAGCCGGCGACGGTGGTCAGGGCGGTGACGCGGTCGCCATGGTCGGCAACGGTGGTGCCGGCGGGAAGGGCGGCACCGGTCAAGGAGGTGCGGGCAAGGACGGCGGCAGCGGCGGCGCGGGTGGCACCGGTGGAAAGGTGTTCGGCCAGGGTGGTACCGGCGGTGCCGGCGGCAACGGCAGCGTTTTCGGAGAAACCCAGGGCAACGGCGGCAGCGGCGGGAATGGCGGTAGCAGCACCGGAGTCCTGGGCACCGGCGGCACCGGAGGTACCGGCGGCAACGGCGGTGGCGGCACCGGCAGCGCCACCAGCAACGCCGGCAACGGCGGGACGGGAGGCAATGGCGGGGCCGGCGGAATCAACGGCGGTGCAGGCGGCAGGGGCGGCTTAGGCGGCACCAACACCTCCGGCGTCCACTCCCCCGGCTCCGGCGGTACCGGAGGCGCCGGCGGCAAGGGATTCGGCGGCAGCCGCCCCGGCGGCAGCGGAAAACCCGGAACCGCACCCAGCGGCACCACCCGTGGAGAGGGTGGAGCAGGCGGCGCCGGTGGTGGCCTGTGAACCGCATCGGCCCCCACGGGTGCGGTCAAAACGCTGATGGTCCAGCGTAACCCGTCACAGCCACTCGCAGCTTCGGTAGAGGAATGCCGAGCCTTCTAGTAGTGGTGACAATGATCCACCCCTTCCGGTCCCCAACGGAGGGGGTGGATTACGTTGTGGGTCAGTTTGTTTGGCCGAATGTGCAGACATTACCGAAATGCTCTGCAAACAACCAAGATTCATCCGACAACTCTGTTAACATCGCGGCTATGTCAGAGACCAGCCGCACCCCTTTCATGATGGCGATCGCCGCGTTGGTGGCGGCGGTGGCTGCGTTGGCTGTGGCCGGGTCCGCGTTCTGGACGCTGCGGGACAAGCCCGAAGTGTCGACGGGCGCCGCGCCGTCGCCTACCTCCGAGCAGGTGAGCGCCGCCCGCACACGTACGTGCGACAACGTCAAGAAGGTCACGTCGGGGGTTGCCATTCAGACGCATACCCAGCCCGACGACAACCCCGCCTCGGGGCAGGCCGTCGCGGCGAATGCCCGACTGTCGATGCTCGGCGGGGGCACCTATCTGCTGGAAAATATCGATCCGGCCGCACCCAGTGATCTCAACGATGTGGTCAAGGAATTCGCCGGCACTCTGCAGACGGTTGCGGTGAACGCGCTGGCCGGCATCGGCAACGATGCGCCCGACCAGGCGGCCTTGCTGCAGAAGGCGCAGGCCGAGACCGAGCGGATCGAAGCGCTCTGCACGTAGTCGGTGCCGTGCTTCTGGAGACATCGGACGGTGCCGCCGAAATCGCTGTAGCAGTTGGATTTTCGATATCAAGTCACTCCGCCACTGGTGACGGAGATTGTCAGGTGGTGAGCCGGAGCCGTTCGATTCGCTGACCGGTGATCTCCGCTATCAGCTCAAAGTCTTTGTCCAACGCCAATACGGTGAGGCCCGATACTTCGGCGAGGGCAGCAACCAGAAGATCAGGGATCGACGGTGCGCGATGCTGACCCCGGTCGGCTAGGAGCAACTGCACCTCGACCGCGCGATCTTCGACTGCAGGCGTGAAGTATTCCACCGGCATCAAGGCAAGCGGTGGTGACACGGATTCGGTACGCGCCTGTGCGGCTGTGCGGAACGAGTAGCCAACTTCCAGTCGGGTCACGCAGCTGATCCGCACCATGCCGCGTTCAATGCGGTCCACCCACGTCTGTGCATCCGGAGAGTCCGCCAACCGGGTATACGCCGACTTGTCGATGAGCCACGTGGTTACCGCCACGCATCCCCCATCACTTCCGGATTGTCGAGATCCTTGGCAGCTTCAGCTGCGCGGCGCAGGTCTTCGATGCTGAGTTGGCCTTGTACCGCTGAGGATGCGCGCTCAGCCTCGAATCTACGACGTAGGTACTCGTTGCGTGACAGTCCGTGGGCTGCGGCGTCTGCATCGATGTTGGCAATTGCCGCTTCTGACAGGCCTCGGATGAGTACATCTGGCATACGCTCGCACCTCCTGATATCAATGCTATCAGCAGGTAGGGTGCGTGCGCAGCGGTCATTCCTGGGCCTCCGGCATCCAACTGGACTTCTTGGCGCTCAGTGGCGGTTGCGGTAGGCGCGGGGTGATACCCCGACCCGGCGCCTGAAGGCGGTGGAGAAGTGGCTCGGCCTCGAAAACCCCACCATCGCACCGATTTCGGTGACGGTGCGTGTTGTGTGCCGCAACAGCGATTTGGCGCGCTCGATCCGTCGATCCAGCAGGTATTGATACGGCGTGGTGTGAAACGCTGCGCGGAATGCCGTGATGAATACAGCCACTGACATGTTCGCTTGCCGGGCAAGCGTTTCGAGAGTGATCCCCGCATCCAGACTGTCCTCGAGGAATTCGATGATCTTCGACCGGGTCGCCGCATCCAGGGTGTCGGTCCTGCGCTCGACCTGGGGTGGCGGGTTCACCGTGCAGGTATTGGTGATCGCCAGTCGAAGGGTTTCGCCGATCGAGTCGGTGAGTAGCCGCGCCAGGGTGTCATCGCGATCGGTGACGGCGTAGATGCGCTCCACCATCTGGTGGATCAGCGGGTCGCGGTGTCTGATGCGCGGAATCAACGTCGTCGCACCGATCAGTTGGCCCGGGATGGCGATCTCGCAGAACTCCGCGGTGTCGCCTTCGACCAGCGACGCGCACTTGTCGCCGGCAGGCACCACCCACATATCGCCCACGCGCGGCACGCCCCGGCCAGACGGACCCCAGTCCAGGTCGGTTTCCATCGAGCGCAGACGGCCTGCGCGGTGCACATAGACAAGGTGGCGGGTGTCGTCGAAACAACACCAATCGGTCGTGGTGTTGATCCGCTCGGTCGCGAACCGGACGGACATTCCGCCCGTGGCGACCTTTGTCTCGCCCAGTACGACGCGTCGGGTTTGGGGCCGGTCGTCGTTCCAGGGCTTCATTGCCACAAGCGGACCTCCTGTGCGATCTACGGCTGCGTCGATCTGGGCAGCAGAGTATCGAGGCGGGGCGCGCGGAGAACCGCTTTTTTGAATCTAAATTGCGGTGAAGTTCTCATTTCCGGGGCGGATGCAGCCTTAGGCATTTCTTATTTTTGTGATCAATTTGTGACCAATGACCTGCGGAAACACGCCGATGGGATGTTTGACGCGTTTCTGAGGAAACTCGTAGATCGGGGGAGCGGTTGCTGCGTTGTCACAGAAGTGCCCGTATGGTGCCCGTGTGGGCCGACATGGATTAGCCAGCCCCCGCCAGCGCAAACTACCGGCGGTAGCGGCTGCGATCGTCGCGCCGGTGGCTGCGTTCTTCGCCGCCGGCGGCGATGCCCACCCCTATCCCGTCAAGGAAGCCGCCCAGTCCGTCGCGGCCGAAGCCGCGCCGTGCTGCATGGAGATCGTGGCCGCGCCGGCCGTGTCCGCGTCGGCTCCGTCCGTTCAGGCCCTCGCCATGGGGACTGCGCAGGCTCAGCCGGCCACTGCCTCCCGCTGGCGCGTCATCAACATCCCGCAGCTGCTGCCCGTCGGCATCGCATCGGAGCGGGGTCTGCAAGTCAAGACCATCCTGGCCGCCCGCAGCGTCCACGCAGACTTCCCCCAGATCCATGAGATCGGCGGCGTCCGCCCGGACGCGCTGCGCTGGCACCCCAACGGCCTGGCCCTGGACGTGATGATCCCCAGCCCGAGCAGTTCTGAAGGCATCGCGCTCGGCAACCGGATCGTGGCCTACGCGCTGAAGAACGCCGATCGGTTTTCTCTGCAGGACGCCATCTGGCGCGGCACCTATTACACGCCGGACGGCGGCGCGAAAGCCGGCGGCTACGGCCACTACGACCACGTCCACCTGACCACCAAGGGTGGCGGCTACCCGAGTGGCGGCGAGCTCTACCTGCGCTGAGCGTGGCGTGTCCCATGCCCAGGGAGCATTGCGCCGTTTAGATTCGCGTCGTGGCGCGCAGAATGTCGTTCCGCCGGGCGCGATCGGTGATGAGCGCCGAGATCGGCGCGATCCGCCGCACCGATCCCGACCTCGATCCTGGCGACATCGCCGGCTTCACCTTGCCGATCCTGGTGCGCGCCCTGGGTGTGGTGGCCATCGGCCTCGTGCCGCTGCTGGTGGTCCGCAACGGGGAAACCGCGAACGAGCAACTCGTCCCGGTCATCGGATCACTCGCGCTGGTGATCATCTGCGCGGCTGTGGTGGCCTGGCTGATCTCGATCGTCATCTCCGGGCTGGTGGTGATGATCCTGTACCGGACCCGACCGTCGTCCTCGTCGCGCCTGGTCATGCGCACCCTGACCGACTCCTTCATGCGCATCGACGACTCCACCTCGGCGCTGATGCTGCTGGCCCTGCTGGCCGGCCTGCTCTCCTTGGCGTTCGGTCTGCCGACGCGCAGCGGTGACGAGCTGGCGAACTCGGTGCTCGACGATCTGCTGGCGGCGCAGATCGGGGTGTTGTTGGTGGCGTTGGGTTTCTTGTTCATCGCCGAATCGATCCGCTCGGCTGCCGACATCGTCGACGACCAGTCGCTGCTGCTGGCCTGGCCGTGGGCGCTGATCATCGCGTGCCTGAGCTGGGTGCTGTCCACGGTGGCCGGCCCGTTCGAAGCGACGCGGATGCTGACCATTCTGTTGCACGAATGGCTGCCGGCTGTCGTCGACGATCAACCCAGCGCCCAGGTGATCGCCGAACTTGTACCGCCCTCGGCGCGGTGGTGGGTGGCGTTCGGCCCCTTGCCGATCATCGCCGCGATCTGGTCCTACGAGGCGTACCGACGCGGCGGGTTCCTCGCGATCCGGCGGTTCTTCGATGACGACGCGTCCGCGGATGCTGCGGCTGGTTAAGCATCGAATTTCAGGCATAACGGGTTGACTGTTCTTCCATCGCGGTGTCAGCATGGTTATGCGTGAATTTTCAGGCATAGGAGTGGCATGGCAGTCCCCCGACGCACAAAACCTTCGATCGACAGCACTATGCCTGAAATTGCACGCATAGGGCGACTCTTCGCCGAGCGCCGCCTTGCGCTGCGGCTCACTCAACAAGCCGTCGCCGACTTGGCCGGTGTGTCCCGCTCCAGCGTTCAGTCGATCGAGCGGGGGAGCGGTTCGATCAAGTTCGGTTCGCTACTCGAGATCGCGGACGTGTTGGGTCTGCGCATCGAAGTCAGTGAGGCAGCCGAATGACGGTTCCGGGAAGTCCCGACCTACGCGCGGTTGTCGAGGCCGATGTTTACCTCGGCGATGAGCGCGTCGCGCATCTTGTTCGGCAGGGCGGTGACCAGATCAGTTTCGACTACGTCGCTGACGGGACCGTTGGCAGCCGCAGGATCCGGGAGCGGTCGGTCTCGTGGTCACTTTTACGTTCGCGCGATTACCCCGTCATCACCACAGGTGGTGCTGTTCCTGCGTTCTTCGCAGGGCTGCTGCCGGAAGGGGTGCGACTGGGTGTCGTGACGACATCGACGAAGACTTCCGCTGACGATCACCTGACATTGCTGCTGGCGATCGGAGCAGACACCATAGGTGATGTCCGAGTGTTCCCGGCCGGGGTTGATCCGGCTCGGCCGGCAGCGATGTTCGACCCCGAGCGCGACACGGACTTCCGTTTGGTCTTCGACAAGCTGACCGGTTCGGTGTCTGCCGATCCCGTGGGTTTGGCGGGAGTTCAGCCGAAGGTCAGTGCCGACATGATCTCGGCTCCCGCGCAAACCCGTTCGGGGCCAGCGATACTCAAGCTGAATCCGGCGGAGTACCCGTTGCTCGTCGAGAACGAGCACTTTTTCATGACGATGGCCGGGGCATGCGGATTGCGCGTCGCCCCGACCGCACTGCTGCGCGACGCCGCCGGCCGCAGTGCACTGCTGGTCACCAGATTCGACCGCGTGGGTGCGACGCGCATTGCGCAGGAGGACGCCTGTCAGGTGGCCGGCATCTACCCCGCGTCGAAGTACCGCATTACCACCGAGGCGGCCATCATGAGTCTCGCCGAGGCATGCGGACGAGGCGGCGGCTCCAAGGTAGCTGCGACCGCTGAGCTACTCAAAACTGTTGTCTTTTCCTGGCTGGTGGGAAATGGCGATCTGCACGGCAAGAACTTGTCGATCTACGATCTTGACGGAATATGGCAACCAACCCCCGCCTACGACCTGCTCTGCACTCAGCCCTACGCCGGCTGGCGAGACCCTATGGCACTCAATTTATTCGGCCGCGCGAACCGGCTCTCTCGGACTGACTTCATCGATGCCGGCGAACGCCTAGGCATCAGGCAGCGTGCGACGACGAGAATGATCGACCAACTCGTTGACGCGGCCCACGACTGGCCGGATAGATGCGGTGAGATCGGTTACGGCGAACGGCAGACAGAGCTACTTGCGGACATGCTGCATACCAGGATCGGCAGTCTGAAATGAGTTAATCGGATTCGGGTTCCGCGTCGGGCACGTCGCGTCTACGCGAGAGCATCAGCACGATGTCGCGGATCGGCGCCTCGCGCCGCCCACCCCACTCCGGGCCGACTGCGTAGTCGGCATCGGTGGCGACGAACCGGTAGCCCGGCAGGTCTCGTTGCGGTGCGAATGGAAATTTCATGTGCCACAAGCGGTCTGCGACGGCGACGGCGGCGTCTGGAGGCATCGGCCGGTCGATGCCGAGTGGGATGCAGATGTCCTGCGTGTGAATCAGGATATCCAGCAACGGATCGACCTC from Mycobacterium sp. DL440 includes the following:
- a CDS encoding PIN domain nuclease, with amino-acid sequence MAVTTWLIDKSAYTRLADSPDAQTWVDRIERGMVRISCVTRLEVGYSFRTAAQARTESVSPPLALMPVEYFTPAVEDRAVEVQLLLADRGQHRAPSIPDLLVAALAEVSGLTVLALDKDFELIAEITGQRIERLRLTT
- a CDS encoding AraC family transcriptional regulator, producing the protein MKPWNDDRPQTRRVVLGETKVATGGMSVRFATERINTTTDWCCFDDTRHLVYVHRAGRLRSMETDLDWGPSGRGVPRVGDMWVVPAGDKCASLVEGDTAEFCEIAIPGQLIGATTLIPRIRHRDPLIHQMVERIYAVTDRDDTLARLLTDSIGETLRLAITNTCTVNPPPQVERRTDTLDAATRSKIIEFLEDSLDAGITLETLARQANMSVAVFITAFRAAFHTTPYQYLLDRRIERAKSLLRHTTRTVTEIGAMVGFSRPSHFSTAFRRRVGVSPRAYRNRH
- a CDS encoding helix-turn-helix transcriptional regulator, which gives rise to MPEIARIGRLFAERRLALRLTQQAVADLAGVSRSSVQSIERGSGSIKFGSLLEIADVLGLRIEVSEAAE
- a CDS encoding type II toxin-antitoxin system HipA family toxin gives rise to the protein MTVPGSPDLRAVVEADVYLGDERVAHLVRQGGDQISFDYVADGTVGSRRIRERSVSWSLLRSRDYPVITTGGAVPAFFAGLLPEGVRLGVVTTSTKTSADDHLTLLLAIGADTIGDVRVFPAGVDPARPAAMFDPERDTDFRLVFDKLTGSVSADPVGLAGVQPKVSADMISAPAQTRSGPAILKLNPAEYPLLVENEHFFMTMAGACGLRVAPTALLRDAAGRSALLVTRFDRVGATRIAQEDACQVAGIYPASKYRITTEAAIMSLAEACGRGGGSKVAATAELLKTVVFSWLVGNGDLHGKNLSIYDLDGIWQPTPAYDLLCTQPYAGWRDPMALNLFGRANRLSRTDFIDAGERLGIRQRATTRMIDQLVDAAHDWPDRCGEIGYGERQTELLADMLHTRIGSLK